In Burkholderiales bacterium, one genomic interval encodes:
- the dnaQ gene encoding DNA polymerase III subunit epsilon: MRQIILDTETTGLDPAQGHRLIELAALELVNRRLTGKRFHRYLNPEREIDEGALQVHGLTVEFLADKPRFADVADEFLAFIQGAEIVIHNAPFDIGFLDHELALIGREPLLNYCAGVVDTLKLARELNPGQRNSLDALCKRYGVDNSNRTLHGALLDAELLAEVYLALTRGQESLMIELDTPPAAAGAGLMTSDAPLVVLRATEEELAAHEALLAELDKESKGGCLWRLTPPG, encoded by the coding sequence ATGAGACAGATCATCCTGGATACGGAAACCACGGGCCTCGATCCCGCCCAGGGGCATCGCCTCATCGAGCTGGCGGCGCTGGAGCTCGTCAACCGGCGTCTGACCGGCAAGCGTTTCCATCGCTACCTCAATCCGGAACGGGAAATCGACGAAGGCGCCCTGCAGGTGCACGGCCTGACGGTGGAGTTCCTCGCCGACAAACCGCGCTTTGCCGACGTGGCGGATGAGTTTCTCGCCTTCATCCAGGGTGCCGAGATCGTTATCCACAATGCGCCCTTCGACATCGGTTTTCTCGATCATGAGCTTGCCCTGATCGGCCGGGAACCCCTGCTCAATTACTGCGCCGGCGTGGTGGATACGCTGAAGCTCGCGCGGGAACTCAATCCCGGCCAGAGAAACAGCCTGGATGCCCTGTGCAAGCGCTATGGCGTGGACAACTCTAACCGCACCCTGCACGGGGCGCTTCTGGATGCAGAGCTGCTGGCGGAAGTGTATCTGGCACTGACGCGCGGTCAGGAAAGCCTGATGATCGAACTCGACACGCCCCCGGCGGCGGCTGGCGCGGGCCTGATGACGAGTGATGCCCCCCTTGTCGTGCTGCGGGCGACGGAGGAAGAGCTGGCTGCCCACGAGGCGTTGCTTGCGGAGCTGGACAAGGAGAGCAAGGGGGGCTGCCTGTGGCGGCTCACCCCGCCCGGGTGA
- a CDS encoding TonB-dependent receptor, translating to MQGERRGRGIRRLTVSLCLLAGPLAHAEQTPLSEAEFLGEVPMVLTVSRLAQPVQDAPSAVTVIDRETLLASGFREIADVMRLVPGFYVGYAAGNDVIVAHGLTNAYFGRLQVLVDGRSVYTPAWGQVRWSMLPVTLEEVDRIEVTRGPNAASYGANSFTGIINIITRHPAQDKGTLFSATTGDPDLRDGFLRHAGRWAGWDFRISAGHREDSGFAARNDSQHTDSLLVRGDRLLNATDSLQVQAGWRGGRLGVGWFGDPLDLARDRHAATGFAQFRWQRNTGPDDELAVQFYYSFDRNREAFVTPVSNPPTTLRLMEDAERYDLEIQRIQVPTPTLRLVWGASLRHDRVHAPAYLGTDATRLNRLQRLFGHAEWRPAASLTLNAGAMVEHNDLTGTDPAPRLAATWHVLRDHSLRLGFSQAQRTPTLLEYAADYKIVLNGLPPFQWYLSPERLPPERITSRELAYLGAVPRLGLSWDVRLYEDRIRDVILADAIGGGTWIFRSGNWFTRRGIETQLAWHLGPTRLHLAHAFVQIRDTGGPVKNAERDLYRTDPRHTFGGLVAHRFPHGIEASLGYYYYDDMTPLGNGGDYIRAYSRRDLRLAKRFRLDGGQAELALVAQNVGAPYRDFMWDAVKPEQRNEFTRRTLVTFKAEF from the coding sequence ATGCAGGGGGAAAGAAGGGGCCGCGGCATCCGTCGGCTGACGGTGTCATTGTGTCTGCTGGCGGGTCCGTTGGCCCACGCTGAGCAGACGCCGCTTTCGGAAGCGGAATTCCTGGGAGAGGTGCCCATGGTGTTGACGGTTTCCCGTCTGGCGCAGCCGGTGCAGGATGCACCCAGTGCGGTGACGGTGATCGACCGGGAGACCCTGCTTGCCTCCGGATTCCGCGAGATCGCCGATGTCATGCGCCTGGTGCCCGGGTTTTATGTGGGCTATGCGGCGGGCAATGATGTGATTGTGGCCCACGGCCTCACCAATGCCTATTTCGGCAGGCTGCAGGTGCTGGTTGATGGACGCTCCGTCTATACGCCGGCCTGGGGGCAGGTGCGCTGGTCCATGCTGCCGGTGACGCTGGAGGAGGTGGACCGCATCGAGGTGACGCGGGGCCCCAACGCCGCTTCCTATGGGGCGAATTCCTTCACTGGCATCATCAACATCATCACCCGCCATCCTGCCCAGGACAAAGGGACCTTGTTCAGTGCCACGACCGGGGACCCGGACCTGCGCGATGGTTTCCTCCGCCACGCCGGCCGCTGGGCCGGCTGGGATTTCCGCATCAGCGCGGGCCATCGTGAGGACAGTGGCTTTGCCGCTCGCAACGACAGCCAGCACACGGATTCCCTCCTGGTGCGGGGTGATCGCCTGCTCAACGCCACCGACAGCCTGCAGGTTCAGGCCGGCTGGCGTGGCGGCCGGCTGGGCGTGGGTTGGTTTGGCGACCCCCTGGACCTGGCGCGGGACCGCCATGCAGCGACAGGCTTTGCGCAGTTTCGCTGGCAGCGGAACACAGGCCCGGACGACGAGCTTGCCGTGCAGTTCTATTACAGCTTCGACCGCAACCGGGAAGCTTTCGTGACCCCTGTGTCGAATCCGCCCACCACGCTGCGTCTTATGGAGGATGCTGAGCGTTATGACCTGGAAATCCAGCGCATCCAGGTGCCCACGCCGACGCTGCGCCTGGTCTGGGGTGCCAGCCTGCGCCATGACCGCGTCCACGCGCCCGCCTACCTGGGCACCGATGCCACCCGGCTCAATCGTCTGCAGCGTCTCTTCGGCCACGCCGAGTGGCGGCCCGCCGCAAGTCTCACCCTCAACGCCGGCGCCATGGTGGAACACAATGATTTGACGGGAACCGATCCCGCCCCGCGTCTTGCGGCGACCTGGCATGTCCTGCGCGATCACAGCCTGCGTCTGGGGTTTTCCCAGGCCCAGCGCACCCCCACGCTGCTCGAATACGCCGCCGACTACAAGATCGTGCTCAACGGTCTGCCGCCATTCCAGTGGTATCTGAGTCCGGAGCGGCTGCCGCCGGAACGCATCACCAGCCGCGAGCTCGCCTATCTCGGTGCAGTGCCTCGCCTTGGCTTGAGCTGGGATGTGCGCCTTTATGAGGACCGCATCCGTGACGTCATCCTGGCCGATGCCATCGGCGGTGGCACCTGGATTTTCCGCAGCGGCAACTGGTTCACGCGACGGGGCATCGAAACCCAGCTCGCCTGGCACCTGGGGCCAACCCGCCTGCACCTCGCCCACGCCTTCGTGCAAATCCGCGACACGGGCGGGCCGGTGAAAAACGCCGAGCGGGACCTCTACCGCACCGATCCGCGCCACACCTTCGGGGGACTCGTGGCGCATCGTTTTCCCCACGGCATCGAGGCAAGCCTCGGCTATTACTACTACGATGACATGACGCCGCTGGGCAATGGTGGTGATTACATCCGGGCCTACAGCCGGCGCGACCTACGTCTGGCAAAGCGGTTCCGCCTCGATGGCGGGCAGGCGGAGCTCGCCCTGGTGGCGCAAAACGTGGGGGCGCCCTACCGGGATTTCATGTGGGATGCCGTAAAGCCCGAGCAGCGTAACGAGTTCACCCGTCGCACCCTGGTCACTTTCAAGGCGGAGTTCTGA